Proteins encoded in a region of the Streptomyces sp. NBC_00310 genome:
- a CDS encoding trypsin-like serine peptidase has translation MRPIRPLRTARRGRSTRRRTSPVLAAVGLATVLSLTATACGSGDTTANADASASAQDSGSAGDGKIQIPDDLKDKLKEHGIDLDKWRGGAWKNWDKDDWLREAEDYVNPIIEDLWDPDRMRDAEEPEKEVDESDLTGDQGVTDPTPQSVEAEAVSAKYHANVPEAGKVFFDAPEGTMVCSATVVQDPANPGKSNMVWTAGHCVHAGKSGGWYRNIAFVPSYNDSGMAASELQTATKEEVAPYGVWWGDWAQTSDQWIEQGGQTGGDGAPYDFAVIHVTPEEGSGGKSLEEMVGSALPVDFDAPAVPQVESITATGYPAGAPYDGETMYRCTDKPGRLSLVEADPTMYRIGCTMTGGSSGGGWVATGSDGQPALVSNTSIGPVSAGWLAGPRLGKEAEGVYQAVSDKFASQ, from the coding sequence ATGCGACCCATACGACCGCTCCGCACCGCTCGTCGTGGGAGGAGCACGCGCCGCAGAACCTCCCCCGTTCTGGCCGCGGTCGGCCTGGCCACGGTTCTGTCGTTGACCGCCACCGCGTGCGGCTCCGGTGACACCACGGCGAACGCCGATGCGTCGGCGTCCGCGCAGGACAGCGGCAGCGCGGGCGACGGCAAGATCCAGATACCGGACGACCTCAAGGACAAGCTCAAGGAACACGGGATCGACCTCGACAAGTGGCGGGGCGGGGCCTGGAAGAACTGGGACAAGGACGACTGGCTGCGCGAGGCCGAGGACTACGTCAACCCGATCATCGAGGACCTGTGGGACCCGGACCGGATGCGGGACGCCGAGGAACCGGAGAAGGAGGTCGACGAGAGCGACCTCACCGGTGACCAGGGCGTGACCGACCCGACGCCGCAGTCCGTCGAAGCCGAGGCGGTGTCGGCCAAGTACCACGCGAACGTGCCCGAGGCGGGCAAGGTGTTCTTCGACGCGCCCGAGGGCACGATGGTCTGCTCGGCGACCGTGGTCCAGGACCCGGCCAACCCGGGCAAGTCCAACATGGTGTGGACGGCCGGCCACTGTGTGCACGCCGGCAAGTCGGGCGGCTGGTACCGCAACATCGCCTTCGTGCCCTCGTACAACGACAGCGGTATGGCGGCGTCGGAGCTGCAGACGGCCACGAAGGAGGAGGTCGCTCCGTACGGCGTCTGGTGGGGTGACTGGGCGCAGACCTCGGACCAGTGGATCGAGCAGGGCGGTCAGACGGGCGGTGACGGAGCGCCGTACGACTTCGCGGTGATCCATGTGACGCCGGAGGAGGGCAGCGGGGGCAAGTCGCTGGAAGAGATGGTCGGTTCGGCGCTGCCGGTGGACTTCGACGCGCCCGCCGTGCCGCAGGTGGAGAGCATCACCGCGACCGGCTACCCGGCCGGCGCTCCGTACGACGGCGAGACGATGTACCGGTGCACGGACAAGCCGGGGCGGCTCTCGCTCGTCGAGGCCGACCCGACGATGTACCGCATCGGCTGCACCATGACCGGCGGGTCGTCCGGCGGTGGCTGGGTGGCGACCGGTTCGGACGGTCAGCCCGCGCTGGTGTCGAACACCTCCATCGGACCGGTGAGCGCCGGTTGGCTGGCCGGGCCGCGGCTGGGCAAGGAGGCCGAGGGTGTGTACCAGGCGGTGAGCGACAAGTTCGCGTCGCAGTGA
- the dapF gene encoding diaminopimelate epimerase: protein MSTRIAFLKGHGTENDFVIVPDPENVIDLSPAAVAALCDRRAGIGGDGVLHVVRSAAHPEAKGLAAEAEWFMDYRNGDGSIAEMCGNGVRVFARYLLHAGHITEGDLAVATRGGVKKVHIDKDGDVTVGMGGARLPEGDVTVSVGEHSWPARNVNMGNPHAVAFVDDLAQAGDLLSPPPFSPAAAYPDGVNVEFVVDRGPRHVAMRVHERGSGETRSCGTGACAVAVAAARRDGADPAVTGTPATYTVDVPGGTLVITERTDGEIEMTGPAVIVAEGEIDAKWLENAAR, encoded by the coding sequence ATGAGCACGCGGATCGCCTTCCTCAAGGGGCACGGGACCGAGAACGACTTCGTGATCGTCCCGGACCCCGAGAACGTCATCGACCTCTCCCCGGCCGCCGTCGCCGCCCTGTGCGACCGCCGTGCGGGCATCGGCGGCGACGGCGTGCTGCACGTCGTACGGTCCGCCGCGCACCCCGAGGCGAAGGGGCTGGCGGCCGAGGCGGAGTGGTTCATGGACTACCGCAACGGCGACGGCTCGATCGCCGAGATGTGCGGCAACGGCGTCCGCGTCTTCGCCCGCTACCTCCTGCACGCCGGTCACATCACCGAGGGCGACCTCGCCGTCGCCACGCGCGGGGGCGTGAAGAAGGTCCACATCGACAAGGACGGCGACGTCACGGTCGGCATGGGCGGTGCCCGCCTCCCCGAAGGAGACGTCACGGTGAGCGTCGGCGAGCACAGCTGGCCCGCGCGCAACGTGAACATGGGCAACCCGCACGCGGTCGCCTTCGTGGACGACCTCGCGCAGGCGGGCGACCTGCTCTCCCCGCCGCCCTTCAGTCCGGCCGCCGCCTACCCGGACGGCGTCAACGTCGAGTTCGTCGTCGACCGGGGCCCCCGCCACGTGGCGATGCGGGTCCACGAGCGCGGCTCCGGCGAGACCCGCTCCTGCGGCACCGGCGCGTGCGCCGTCGCCGTGGCCGCCGCCCGCCGGGACGGCGCCGACCCCGCCGTCACGGGCACCCCGGCGACGTACACCGTCGACGTGCCCGGCGGCACGCTCGTGATCACCGAGCGGACCGACGGCGAGATCGAGATGACCGGCCCCGCGGTGATCGTCGCCGAGGGCGAGATCGACGCCAAGTGGCTGGAAAACGCGGCGCGTTGA
- a CDS encoding RelA/SpoT family protein — translation MSAEATNPAVSPAPAPPPAHRRKGRPRIDLRRLGRAALMGPTTRDRFPDAISHVAEAHRAHHPDADLEPLRRAYVLAESSHRGQMRKSGEPYITHPLAVTLILAELGAETTTLTASLLHDTVEDTDVTLDQVREEFGEEVRYLVDGVTKLEKVDYGAAAEPETFRKMLVATGNDVRVMSIKLADRLHNMRTLGVMRPEKQERIAKVTRDVLIPLAERLGVQALKTELEDLVFAILHPEEYTHTRDLITENAAREPDPLAEISDEVRGVLREAGIQAEVLIRPRHFVSLHRVSRKRGQLRGCDFGRLLVLVNEDADCYAVLGELHTCLTPVVSEFKDFIAVPKFNLYQSLHTAVARGDGQVAEVLIRTHQMHKVAEAGVVALGNPYAPPSEDQTDGRRPDGEGERIDPTRPGWLSRLLDWQEAAPDADMFWSTLREDLAQDREITVFRPDGGTLGLPEGSSCVDAAYAQYGEDAHACIGARVNGRLARLSTVLKDGDTVQLLMGQDPASEPSREWLEHAHTPGARIAIQRWLATHPSPAADDDHEERDGTRKDETPALRPALDEPAATSDTVGAVVVVDRPEATVRLAGCCTPVPPDEVTGFAVRGGVVTVHRVECAAVTRMKGLGRPEIEVSWGDTTEFRVTLVAESFQRPHLLADLTEAIALEGVAIVSATVEPPTQQRVRHTYTLQLPDAAHLPGLMRAMRNVPGVYDVGRAQHQAAAAH, via the coding sequence ATGAGCGCGGAGGCCACGAACCCCGCCGTATCGCCCGCCCCTGCGCCGCCACCAGCGCACCGCAGGAAGGGCCGACCTCGTATCGACCTGCGCCGTCTGGGCCGCGCCGCACTCATGGGACCGACGACCCGCGACCGGTTTCCCGACGCGATCAGCCATGTCGCCGAGGCGCACCGCGCCCACCACCCCGACGCCGATCTGGAGCCGCTGCGCCGCGCGTACGTCCTCGCCGAGTCCTCGCACCGCGGCCAGATGCGCAAGAGCGGTGAGCCGTACATCACCCATCCGCTCGCCGTGACGCTGATCCTCGCGGAACTCGGCGCGGAGACAACGACCCTGACGGCCTCTCTGCTCCATGACACCGTCGAGGACACGGATGTGACCCTCGATCAGGTGCGCGAGGAGTTCGGCGAGGAGGTGCGTTATCTCGTCGACGGCGTCACGAAGTTGGAGAAGGTCGACTACGGAGCCGCCGCCGAGCCCGAGACCTTCCGCAAGATGCTCGTCGCCACCGGCAACGACGTCCGGGTGATGTCCATCAAACTCGCCGACCGGCTGCACAACATGCGCACCCTCGGCGTGATGCGCCCCGAGAAGCAGGAACGCATCGCCAAGGTCACCCGGGACGTGCTGATCCCGCTTGCCGAACGGCTCGGCGTCCAGGCACTCAAGACCGAGTTGGAGGACCTCGTCTTCGCGATCCTCCACCCCGAGGAGTACACGCACACCCGCGACCTCATCACGGAGAACGCCGCGCGGGAGCCCGACCCGCTCGCCGAGATCTCCGACGAGGTGCGCGGCGTTCTGCGCGAGGCGGGCATCCAGGCCGAAGTCCTCATAAGGCCGCGCCACTTCGTCTCCCTGCACCGGGTCTCCCGCAAACGCGGACAACTGCGCGGCTGCGACTTCGGACGGCTCCTGGTCCTCGTCAACGAGGACGCCGACTGCTACGCGGTCCTCGGCGAACTGCACACCTGCCTCACGCCCGTGGTCTCGGAGTTCAAGGACTTCATCGCCGTACCGAAGTTCAACCTGTACCAGTCGCTGCACACCGCGGTCGCCCGAGGGGACGGCCAGGTCGCCGAAGTCCTCATCCGCACGCACCAGATGCACAAGGTCGCCGAGGCCGGTGTCGTCGCGCTGGGCAATCCGTACGCCCCTCCGTCGGAGGACCAGACCGACGGCCGGCGGCCCGACGGCGAGGGCGAGCGCATCGACCCCACCCGCCCCGGCTGGCTCTCCCGGCTCCTCGACTGGCAGGAGGCGGCACCGGACGCGGACATGTTCTGGTCGACCCTGCGCGAGGATCTCGCCCAGGACCGCGAGATCACCGTGTTCCGGCCCGACGGAGGCACCTTGGGGCTTCCCGAGGGCTCCAGTTGCGTGGACGCGGCGTACGCGCAGTACGGCGAGGACGCGCACGCCTGCATCGGGGCGCGCGTCAACGGCCGCCTGGCGAGGCTGAGCACGGTCCTGAAGGACGGCGACACCGTCCAGCTCCTCATGGGCCAGGACCCGGCCTCCGAGCCCTCCAGAGAGTGGCTGGAACACGCCCACACACCCGGCGCGCGCATCGCCATCCAGCGCTGGCTCGCCACCCACCCCTCGCCCGCCGCCGACGACGACCACGAGGAGCGCGACGGCACACGCAAGGACGAGACGCCCGCCCTCCGCCCCGCCCTCGACGAGCCCGCCGCCACCTCCGACACCGTCGGCGCCGTGGTCGTCGTCGACAGACCCGAGGCGACCGTACGTCTCGCCGGCTGCTGTACGCCCGTACCGCCCGACGAGGTCACCGGGTTCGCCGTCCGCGGGGGAGTGGTGACCGTGCACCGCGTCGAATGCGCCGCCGTGACGCGCATGAAGGGCCTGGGACGTCCGGAGATCGAGGTGAGTTGGGGGGACACCACCGAGTTCCGGGTCACCCTCGTCGCCGAGTCCTTCCAGCGGCCCCACCTGCTCGCCGACCTCACCGAGGCCATCGCCCTGGAGGGCGTCGCCATCGTCTCCGCCACCGTCGAACCTCCCACCCAGCAGCGCGTCCGCCACACCTACACACTGCAACTCCCGGACGCCGCCCACCTCCCCGGCCTGATGCGCGCCATGCGGAACGTGCCGGGCGTCTACGACGTGGGCCGGGCCCAGCACCAGGCGGCGGCCGCGCACTGA
- a CDS encoding IucA/IucC family protein — MHHPDPHTAAQAAAVENLLRCWVREHNLTSPHEGTLHIPLPTTGSTLLTPVHYWSLTGWHRFGLPHLVGIPETAPPVDAVTVATLLAREAAARGPRGTGTQEPRPTTAHTPASPTTGRPDHPDPLDALGRPGLLRRLAPLDQPGQPGQPDRPDQLGCPDQPDQPDLIGRVADSARRVAVFIAERRADPADHPDRFLAAEQALVLGHPLHPTPKSRDGLSEAEARLYSPESRGSFPLHWMAIAPSVLSTDSAWTERGRVVPADQLTARLAGPALPLPHGYAALPLHPWQLREVRHRPAVAALLDAGLLRDLGPHGDPWHPTSSVRTVHRTGAPAMLKLSLGLRITNSRRENLRKELHRGVEVHRLLRTGLAARWQAAHPGFDIVRDPAWLAVTAPDGAPLPGLDVVIRHNPFRPADDAACVAGLVSPRPYDQGGRRTDRFAVGPGEPQSCHEDQEPERPGGPLRQGRDTRTDERHTMRSRLADVVTRLADRTGRPRGTVAIEWFLRYLEQVVRPVLWLDSEAGIALEAHQQNTLVLLDPHGWPIGGRYRDNQGYYFRESRRADLEARLPGIGAHSDTFVSDEVTDERFAYYLGINNVLGLIGAFGSQRLADERLLLAAFRRFLADVATGPARLNTTLPARLLDSPVLRCKANLLTRLHGLDELVGPVDTQSVYVTIANPLHR; from the coding sequence CTGCACCACCCCGACCCGCACACCGCGGCCCAGGCGGCAGCGGTCGAGAACCTGTTGCGCTGCTGGGTACGCGAACACAACCTCACCTCCCCCCACGAGGGCACCCTCCACATCCCCCTCCCCACCACCGGCTCGACACTCCTCACCCCGGTGCACTACTGGTCCCTCACCGGCTGGCACCGCTTCGGCCTCCCGCACCTCGTCGGCATCCCCGAGACGGCACCCCCTGTCGACGCGGTCACAGTGGCGACCCTGCTGGCCAGGGAGGCTGCCGCGCGAGGCCCACGCGGGACAGGCACCCAAGAGCCCCGACCCACGACAGCGCACACCCCCGCGTCCCCCACCACGGGCAGGCCGGATCACCCCGATCCGCTCGACGCACTCGGCCGCCCCGGCCTGCTCCGACGACTCGCCCCACTCGATCAACCAGGTCAACCAGGTCAACCAGACCGGCCTGACCAACTCGGCTGCCCCGACCAGCCCGACCAGCCCGACCTGATCGGCAGAGTCGCCGACTCCGCCCGCCGCGTCGCCGTGTTCATCGCCGAGCGCCGAGCCGATCCCGCCGACCATCCGGACCGCTTCCTCGCCGCCGAGCAGGCTCTCGTCCTCGGCCACCCCCTGCACCCCACCCCGAAGAGCCGGGATGGGCTCTCCGAGGCCGAAGCACGGCTCTACTCACCTGAGTCGCGTGGCTCCTTCCCCTTGCACTGGATGGCGATCGCACCCTCCGTCCTGTCGACCGACTCGGCATGGACCGAGCGCGGTCGTGTCGTCCCCGCCGACCAGCTGACCGCACGGCTGGCCGGCCCGGCGCTGCCGCTGCCCCACGGCTACGCCGCCCTGCCCCTGCACCCCTGGCAGCTCCGCGAGGTCCGCCACCGTCCGGCCGTCGCCGCCCTGCTCGACGCCGGGCTGCTTCGGGACCTGGGTCCGCACGGCGACCCGTGGCACCCCACCTCCTCCGTCCGCACCGTTCACCGCACCGGCGCCCCCGCGATGCTGAAGCTCTCGCTGGGCCTGCGCATCACCAACTCCCGTCGTGAGAACCTCCGCAAGGAACTCCACCGCGGTGTCGAGGTCCACCGCCTGTTGCGCACCGGCCTGGCCGCGCGGTGGCAGGCGGCCCACCCCGGGTTCGACATCGTCCGAGACCCGGCCTGGCTGGCGGTCACCGCACCGGACGGTGCCCCCCTGCCCGGGCTGGACGTGGTCATCCGGCACAACCCGTTCCGCCCGGCGGACGACGCGGCCTGCGTCGCCGGACTCGTCTCGCCGAGGCCGTACGACCAGGGCGGGCGACGGACGGATCGCTTCGCCGTGGGCCCCGGCGAGCCGCAGAGCTGCCACGAGGACCAGGAGCCGGAGCGGCCCGGCGGCCCCCTTCGGCAGGGCCGCGACACCCGTACCGATGAGCGCCACACCATGCGGTCACGGCTTGCCGACGTCGTCACCCGCCTCGCCGACCGCACCGGGCGTCCCCGAGGCACCGTCGCCATCGAGTGGTTCCTGCGCTATCTGGAGCAGGTCGTGCGGCCCGTGCTGTGGCTGGACAGCGAGGCCGGGATCGCTCTCGAAGCGCACCAGCAGAACACGCTCGTCCTACTGGATCCCCACGGCTGGCCCATCGGCGGCCGGTACCGCGACAACCAGGGCTACTACTTCCGCGAGTCCCGTCGCGCGGACCTCGAAGCCCGGCTGCCCGGCATCGGCGCACACAGTGACACGTTCGTCTCCGACGAGGTCACCGACGAGCGGTTCGCCTACTACCTCGGGATCAACAACGTGCTGGGCCTCATCGGCGCGTTCGGCTCCCAGCGCCTCGCCGACGAGCGGCTCCTGCTCGCCGCCTTCCGCCGCTTCCTCGCGGATGTGGCCACCGGCCCTGCCCGGCTGAACACAACCCTGCCGGCCCGGCTGCTCGACTCACCCGTCCTGCGCTGCAAGGCCAACCTCCTGACCCGCCTCCACGGCCTCGACGAACTCGTCGGCCCCGTCGACACCCAGTCCGTCTACGTCACCATCGCCAACCCCCTCCATCGCTGA
- a CDS encoding diaminobutyrate--2-oxoglutarate transaminase family protein, with protein sequence MAVTESTVTLVGRESDRARSRHESERAQARREHDGARSAHEGILRRQTARESAARTYARALPIVPVRARGLTIEGADGRRYLDCLSGAGTLALGHNHPVVLEAIRKALDSGAPLHALDLATPVKEAFTTELFRTLPPGLADRARVQFCGPAGTDAVEAAFELVRAATGRTDMLAFTGADHGMTAGALPHNASGGARAVRAARLPYPQDYRCPFGIGGEGGAELAARWTESVLDDVTSGALLPAGMILEPVQGEGGVIPAPDGWLRRMREITTARSIPLIADEVQTGVGRTGRFWAVEHSGVVPDVMVLSKAIGGSLPLAVVVYRDDLDTWQPGAHAGTFRGNQLAMAAGAATLAHVRENGLAGRAEALGARMLAQLQCLTEQFACVGDVRGRGLMIGIEMVTPDTSSPSGDTGPRPPAPSLATAVQRECLRRGLIVELGGRHAGVVRLLPPLTITDEQTNAVLDRLTDAIASVAAAALARGSVSPVPERTGGPARMPAG encoded by the coding sequence GTGGCGGTGACCGAGTCCACGGTGACGCTGGTGGGGCGTGAGTCCGACCGAGCGCGTTCGCGACACGAGAGCGAACGGGCGCAAGCACGACGGGAGCACGACGGGGCGCGCTCGGCACACGAGGGGATCCTGCGGCGGCAGACGGCCCGTGAGTCGGCTGCGCGCACCTACGCGCGCGCCCTGCCCATCGTGCCCGTACGCGCCCGGGGGCTGACCATCGAGGGCGCCGACGGCCGCCGTTACCTCGACTGTCTGTCCGGCGCGGGCACCCTGGCCCTCGGCCACAACCACCCGGTCGTCCTCGAAGCGATCCGCAAGGCGCTCGACTCGGGCGCCCCGCTGCACGCCCTCGACCTGGCCACCCCCGTCAAGGAGGCCTTCACCACCGAACTGTTCCGCACCCTGCCGCCCGGGCTTGCGGACCGCGCGCGCGTCCAGTTCTGCGGACCCGCCGGCACGGACGCGGTCGAGGCCGCCTTCGAACTGGTCCGGGCGGCGACCGGACGCACTGACATGCTCGCCTTCACCGGTGCCGACCACGGCATGACCGCCGGGGCTCTCCCACACAACGCCTCCGGGGGCGCCCGAGCCGTACGGGCGGCACGTCTGCCGTACCCGCAGGACTACCGCTGCCCGTTCGGTATCGGCGGCGAGGGCGGCGCCGAACTCGCGGCCCGCTGGACCGAGTCCGTCCTCGATGACGTCACGTCCGGCGCACTGCTGCCCGCCGGCATGATCCTCGAACCCGTCCAGGGTGAGGGCGGCGTGATCCCAGCCCCGGACGGCTGGCTGCGCCGCATGCGTGAGATCACCACCGCGCGCTCGATCCCGCTGATCGCCGACGAGGTCCAGACGGGTGTGGGCCGCACGGGCCGCTTCTGGGCCGTCGAGCACAGCGGCGTCGTCCCCGATGTGATGGTCCTGTCCAAGGCCATCGGTGGCAGTCTCCCGCTGGCCGTCGTGGTCTACCGCGACGACCTCGACACCTGGCAGCCCGGCGCCCACGCGGGCACCTTCCGCGGCAACCAGCTCGCCATGGCCGCCGGCGCCGCCACCCTCGCCCACGTCCGTGAGAACGGCCTCGCCGGACGCGCCGAAGCCCTGGGTGCCCGCATGCTCGCCCAACTCCAGTGCCTCACCGAGCAGTTCGCCTGCGTGGGCGACGTACGGGGACGGGGGCTGATGATCGGCATCGAGATGGTCACCCCGGACACGTCCTCTCCCTCCGGCGACACCGGCCCGCGCCCACCCGCCCCCTCCCTCGCCACCGCGGTCCAGCGCGAGTGCCTCCGCCGTGGCCTGATCGTCGAACTCGGCGGTCGCCACGCCGGCGTCGTACGCCTCCTCCCACCCCTCACGATCACCGACGAACAGACGAACGCCGTACTCGACCGCCTGACGGACGCGATCGCGTCGGTAGCGGCCGCCGCCCTGGCGCGAGGCTCGGTGAGCCCGGTGCCCGAGCGAACCGGAGGGCCCGCACGCATGCCCGCCGGATGA
- a CDS encoding M1 family metallopeptidase produces the protein MPLTPRPRSRRVQAALLASAASVCLIAASAPSPAVPLGVGDRLFPHLGNPGYDVASYDLDFTYPGSNREPLTAVTTIDARTTAPLERVNLDFTHGKVSSVEVDGAPAAFTSAGEDLVITPRAPLPEGARTRITVRHTSDPVYTGDEEGGWVRTADGLAMANQADAAHVVFPCNDHPSDKAMFTVRVTVPDGYTAVSNGLATGTDRAPGTTTWTYRTQHPMATELAQISVGRSAVVHRTGPHRLPVRDVVPAKDREKLEPWLKKTPAQIEWMEGKVGRYPFETYGVLIAEAQTGFELETQTLSLFEKDLFTRPEYPKWYVESIMVHELAHQWFGNSVSPRTWSDLWLNEGHATWYEALYAEETAGRTVAARMKAAYGASDRWRTAGGPPAAPKAPKNGQKIGIFRANVYDGAALFLYALREEIGGSAFALLQRAWVAVHRDGVASTADFQDLASRIAGRDLGAFFHAWLYEVKTPPMPGHPDWKSAPVEAPAKR, from the coding sequence ATGCCGCTCACCCCACGCCCCAGGAGCCGCCGCGTCCAGGCCGCGCTGCTCGCCTCCGCCGCCTCCGTCTGCCTGATCGCCGCGAGCGCCCCCTCACCCGCCGTGCCCCTCGGCGTCGGCGACCGGCTCTTCCCCCACCTCGGCAACCCGGGATACGACGTGGCGTCGTACGACCTCGACTTCACCTACCCCGGCAGCAACCGCGAGCCGCTCACCGCCGTCACCACGATCGACGCCCGGACGACCGCCCCTCTGGAACGGGTCAACCTCGACTTCACGCACGGGAAGGTCAGCTCCGTGGAGGTCGACGGAGCGCCCGCCGCCTTCACGAGCGCGGGGGAGGACCTGGTGATCACCCCCCGGGCCCCGCTCCCCGAGGGCGCCCGGACGCGCATCACCGTGCGGCACACCAGCGACCCCGTGTACACGGGGGACGAGGAGGGCGGCTGGGTACGGACCGCCGACGGGCTCGCGATGGCCAACCAGGCCGACGCGGCGCACGTGGTGTTCCCCTGCAACGACCACCCCTCCGACAAGGCGATGTTCACGGTCCGTGTCACCGTGCCCGACGGCTACACGGCCGTCTCCAACGGCCTCGCCACCGGCACGGACCGCGCCCCGGGAACCACCACCTGGACCTACCGCACCCAGCACCCCATGGCCACCGAACTGGCCCAGATCTCCGTCGGCCGCTCCGCCGTCGTCCACCGGACCGGACCCCACCGCCTGCCCGTCCGTGACGTGGTCCCCGCCAAGGACCGCGAGAAGCTCGAACCGTGGCTCAAGAAGACCCCCGCCCAGATCGAGTGGATGGAGGGCAAGGTCGGCCGCTACCCCTTCGAGACGTACGGCGTGCTGATCGCCGAGGCGCAGACCGGGTTCGAACTGGAGACACAGACCCTGTCCCTCTTCGAGAAAGACCTGTTCACCCGGCCCGAGTACCCCAAGTGGTACGTCGAGTCGATCATGGTCCACGAGCTGGCCCACCAGTGGTTCGGCAACAGCGTCAGCCCCCGCACCTGGTCCGACCTGTGGCTGAACGAGGGACACGCCACCTGGTACGAGGCCCTGTACGCCGAGGAGACCGCCGGCCGGACCGTGGCGGCGCGCATGAAGGCCGCCTACGGCGCCTCCGACCGTTGGCGGACCGCCGGGGGACCCCCCGCGGCCCCGAAGGCGCCCAAGAACGGCCAGAAGATCGGTATCTTCCGGGCGAACGTCTACGACGGCGCCGCGCTCTTCCTCTACGCCCTGCGCGAGGAGATCGGCGGTTCCGCGTTCGCCCTGCTCCAGCGGGCCTGGGTCGCCGTCCACCGGGACGGTGTCGCCTCGACCGCCGACTTCCAGGACCTCGCCTCCCGGATCGCCGGACGCGACCTCGGCGCCTTCTTCCACGCCTGGCTGTACGAGGTGAAGACACCGCCGATGCCGGGGCACCCCGACTGGAAGTCCGCTCCGGTGGAGGCCCCGGCGAAGCGGTAG
- the hflX gene encoding GTPase HflX has product MTSSSSPSQAAQSAFAQNDPENLRADALMEEDVAWSFEIDGERDGDQFDRSDRAALRRVAGLSTELEDVTEVEYRQLRLERVVLVGVWTTGTARDSENSLAELAALAETAGALVLDGVIQRRDKPDAATYIGSGKANELRDIVLESGADTVICDGELSPGQLIHLEDVVKVKVIDRTALILDIFAQHAKSREGKAQVALAQMQYMLPRLRGWGQSLSRQMGGGKGGGLATRGPGETKIETDRRRIREKMAKMRREIAEMKTGREIKRQERRRNKVPSVAIAGYTNAGKSSLLNRLTGAGVLVENALFATLDPTVRRAETPSGRLYTLADTVGFVRHLPHHLVEAFRSTMEEVGDSDLILHVVDGSHPAPEEQLAAVREVIRDVGATNVPEIVVINKADAADPLTLQRLLRIEKRSIAVSARSGQGIAELLALIDNELPRPSVEIEALVPYTHGKLVARAHTEGEVISEEHTPEGTLLKARVHEELAADLAPYVPAATA; this is encoded by the coding sequence ATGACCTCCTCTTCTTCCCCTTCCCAGGCCGCACAGAGCGCCTTCGCGCAGAACGACCCCGAGAACCTGCGGGCCGATGCCCTGATGGAAGAGGACGTCGCCTGGAGCTTCGAGATCGACGGAGAGCGGGACGGCGACCAGTTCGACCGCTCCGACCGCGCGGCCCTGCGCCGTGTCGCGGGCCTCTCCACCGAGCTGGAAGACGTCACCGAGGTCGAGTACCGCCAGCTCCGCCTGGAGCGCGTCGTACTCGTCGGTGTCTGGACCACGGGAACCGCACGGGATTCGGAGAACTCCCTCGCGGAGCTGGCCGCCCTCGCGGAGACCGCGGGCGCGCTCGTGCTGGACGGCGTGATCCAGCGCCGCGACAAGCCGGACGCGGCCACCTACATCGGCTCCGGCAAGGCCAACGAACTGCGGGACATCGTCCTCGAATCGGGCGCGGACACCGTCATCTGCGACGGTGAGCTGAGCCCGGGGCAGCTCATCCACCTCGAAGACGTCGTCAAGGTCAAGGTCATCGACCGTACGGCCCTGATCCTCGACATCTTCGCCCAGCACGCCAAGTCCCGCGAGGGCAAGGCACAGGTCGCGCTCGCGCAGATGCAGTACATGCTGCCGCGGCTGCGAGGCTGGGGTCAGTCGCTGTCCCGGCAGATGGGCGGCGGCAAGGGCGGCGGCCTCGCCACCCGTGGTCCCGGTGAGACCAAGATCGAGACGGACCGGCGGCGGATCCGCGAGAAGATGGCGAAAATGCGCCGGGAGATCGCGGAGATGAAGACTGGCCGCGAGATCAAGCGCCAGGAGCGCCGCAGGAACAAGGTGCCCTCGGTGGCCATCGCCGGTTACACCAACGCCGGCAAGTCCTCCCTGCTCAACCGCCTCACGGGCGCCGGCGTCCTGGTCGAGAACGCGCTGTTCGCGACCCTTGACCCGACCGTGCGCCGGGCCGAGACCCCGAGCGGGCGGCTGTACACGCTGGCGGACACCGTCGGCTTCGTACGCCACCTGCCGCACCACCTCGTCGAGGCGTTCCGCTCCACGATGGAGGAGGTCGGCGACTCCGACCTGATCCTGCACGTGGTCGACGGTTCGCACCCCGCGCCGGAGGAGCAGCTGGCCGCCGTGCGCGAGGTCATCCGGGACGTGGGCGCGACCAACGTGCCCGAGATCGTGGTGATCAACAAGGCGGACGCGGCCGACCCGCTGACGCTCCAGCGGCTGCTGCGGATCGAGAAGCGCTCCATCGCCGTCTCGGCCCGCTCCGGCCAGGGCATCGCGGAACTGCTCGCCCTGATCGACAACGAACTGCCGCGCCCCTCGGTCGAGATCGAGGCGCTCGTGCCGTACACCCACGGCAAGCTCGTCGCCCGCGCCCACACCGAGGGCGAGGTGATCTCCGAGGAGCACACCCCGGAGGGCACCCTGCTCAAGGCCCGGGTGCACGAGGAACTGGCCGCCGACCTGGCGCCGTACGTCCCGGCGGCCACGGCCTGA